A section of the Castanea sativa cultivar Marrone di Chiusa Pesio chromosome 12, ASM4071231v1 genome encodes:
- the LOC142619456 gene encoding disease resistance protein RPM1-like: MHDLLRALALSISFKEKFGCVHDGREEMKECKARRITIHKIDGELKSFTGIQAPSNIAQLKNLQAVCSIATNDDLIRQIRSMTQLTTFGISNVKAANEMDLFISIQNMTHLKNMSVKVANEEETLQMDALSSPPPNIQKVFLTGNLEKVPQWFRSLQSLTFLYMHWSKLEEDLLTHIAALHHLGRLSLTNAYVRKQLYFSTSFLKLTELWIRNFLQLNEIIIEKGVMPNLKYLYIGSCMELKNVLMGIEYLKNLQQLNLESVLVELENRICNVDFLKVQHIPMIYI; this comes from the exons ATGCATGATCTTCTACGGGCGCTTGCTCTATCAATATCATTCAAAGAAAAGTTTGGTTGTGTACATGatggaagagaagaaatgaaagaaTGCAAAGCACGCCGAATTACAATTCACAAAATCGATGGGGAACTCAAATCATTTACTG GGATACAGGCACCATCAAATATTGCCCAGTTAAAGAATTTGCAAGCCGTGTGTTCTATTGCAACAAATGATGACTTGATAAGACAAATTCGGAGCATGACCCAACTAACTACATTTGGTATTTCAAATGTGAAGGCAGCAAATGAGATGGATTTATTTATCTCAATTCAAAACATGACACATCTTAAGAACATGTCTGTCAAGGTAGCTAATGAGGAGGAAACTCTCCAAATGGATGCACTCTCATCTCCTCCTCCCAACATTCAAAAGGTTTTTTTGACTGGAAATCTAGAGAAGGTGCCACAGTGGTTTCGTTCACttcaaagcctcacatttttgTATATGCATTGGTCGAAACTGGAAGAAGATCTACTCACTCACATCGCTGCTTTGCACCATTTGGGACGTCTTTCACTTACTAATGCCTATGTTAGAAAACAGCTGTATTTCAGTACAAGCTTTCTTAAGCTTACAGAGTTGTGGATTCGTAATTTCCTTCAATTGAATGAGATAATAATAGAAAAGGGGGTTATGCCCAATCTGAAATACCTGTATATTGGCAGTTGCATGGAGTTAAAGAATGTGCTCATGGGCATTGAATACCTTAAAAATCTCCAACAATTGAATTTGGAATCTGTCCTAGTGGAACTTGAAAATCGCATTTGCAACGTGGATTTTCTAAAGGTGCAGCATATCCCAATGATCTACATCTAG